The sequence below is a genomic window from Sinorhizobium terangae.
CTCGACAGTGATGATCTATGGTTTCCGGAGAAACTTGAGAGACAACTCGAAGAGATCGGTAAAGCCGAGGCCATGAGCAATAAACCCGTCCTATCCGCGACCGGCCGTTATCGCGTCGATGATCAGGGCGAAATCATTGCAAGACAATTCGGCGGACACGTACTGAATAGTGAGAAGATCAGAAGATCGAACTTCATCGGAACACTGAGTTCAGTCGTGGTGGAAGCCGCTGTCGCTCGCCAGGTCCGAGGGTTCAATGAAGCGCTACCTGCCTCTCAGGATTGGGATTTCTTCATCAGACTATCTGAACACGTACAATATGTTGGCGTGGCCGAACCGCTTTGCGTTTACGTGGACCATAGCCGCGAACGAATAACGTTGGATTACCGGAAAAAGCTTCGGGGCCACACTTCGATATATAAGACGCACGTCGGCCCGGTAATGACGGCTACGAACGCAATTAGAACTGAGCTCCTTCGAAATATTGCCGAGGACTACCAGGAACTCGGAAACAAATACAAGACGGCTTCCTTCTATGCAGGCGCACTCGCCTCCGGTATTCGGGTAAGTAGATCCGTACAGCGTTTGATTGCATGCGCGCTGGATGCTTATTTTCGCGTCTTTTCTCCGCCCCCTCTAAGGCTGCGCCGCTATCAGAGATATCGCCGCTCGATGGACAAACTTCTAAAAGATGAAACGACCCGGGCAATCATCACCAGGGACCGTAGCGTGATCCAACGGCTCATGGCATAGCTTCCGGGCGATCTCATTGGCTTAACGGAATTTGCCTTGACCGGCCGATCTCGTCCGTTAAGTATGCCCCGCCGTCATCAAAGAGGAACGATTTGAGTGCAGGAATTCAGGAACGCTAAACATATCGCTCTCGTTATCCGCCAATTGGGAGGGAGAAGCGGCGGCGCAGAGCGGATCTACTGCGAACTTGCAAATATTCTTATAGACAGCGGCTATCGCGTGACGTGTCTGCACTTCGACACCAAGGATACGCCGCCATTTTACCCGATCAACCCGAAGGCGGAGCTGATCAATCTTTACGGCAAGGCAAAGACGAAAAAGCAGCGGAGGGCGGTAATAGCTCAACGCCTTCCGTTTGTAACTGCTGAAGTCAAGAATCAGGCGCAATGGGATGAGAGGAACGACTTCTTCCTGTCTCAGCTTCGCGACTATTTCCAACTAGTCAAACCAGCTCTGGCGATAAGCCTTATGCCACCGGCGAATACCGTGACGCTTCTTGCTGCCGCCGGAACCGACGTGAAGATTGTTGCAACGAACCATAACGTGCCCAAAGAAGACTATGAATCACCGTATCGCTGGGACCCCAACCCGATTGATCGAGGACTCCGTCTCAAGGCTCTGGATAACGCCGCAGCTATTCACGTTCTTTTTCCGAGTTTCAGTGAGTGGTTCCCCCCGCATCTTCGAACACGAGTGATTGCGATCCCTAATTATATCTCGCAAGAATTTGCCAACCAACAACCAAAAGAGCAGAGAGATAGGCTGATTCTTGCTGTCGGTAGGCTTGCTGAGGTCAAGAACTATATCGCCCTCATTCGCGCCTGGGCTACGCTCGCTAATGAATTCCCGAAATGGAAGGTGATCATATACGGGACCGGGCCACAGCTCCGTGATCTAAAAGCGGAGATAATGCAGCGTGGAGTTGAAAATAGCGTGAGACTTGCTGGCCATCGCAGCGACTTGGGAGGCGAGTATGCGAGAGCTGCAATATTCTGCCATCCCGCTCATTTCGAAGGATTCGGCCTCTCCCCTGCTGAAGCACTTTCGATGGGCGTCCCAGTAGTTTCTTATGCCGATTGCCCAGGCGTTAATCAGTTCGTGAAAGATGGCTTCAACGGCATCGCTGTGCAACGGAGCGAGGAAAACGGCCTCGCAAAAGCGTTGCGTCGCTTGATGGCTGATCAACATTATCGAGAAGGCCTCAGCAAAAACGCGCCTGAGAGTGTGAGTGAATTCACACTTGAGCGATATCGGCAGAACTGGATCGGGCTGATTGAAAAACTCACGGTGGGGGCTAACTAATGGCCACTTTGGATATTCTGATCCCGCATTTTAACGATCCTGAGGCCTTGGCACTCAGTCTCCGTTCCGTTCGTCGGCAGACTTGGCAGGGGGACCTTCGAGTTGTAGTGGCGGACGACGGGTCACGTCCAGATATCAAGAAGGCCGTGTCTGCGATGGCGGAGCACTCAGAGATAAAAATAGACGTGCTCTTTAACCCGGTTAATCGAGGGCGGCCATACACTAGAAACGTTCTCTTGGACGCTATTGACAGTGACTATGTCGCCTGGCTGGACGCGGGTGACGAATGGTATCCCAAGAAGCTTGCGGAGCAATTCGACCGCGTTGAACTTGTTGAGTCCTCGCATATGGGCACGCCCTTTTGGGTGACGTGCAATTATGATTGGGCATGGGTGGGCCGAAGAAAGAAAAAGATCGTCCAGAAGACTGATCAAGATCAGGCCAAAGCTCTTCTTATCGGTTCTTCCCTGAGGGCTTACCTGTGGACTCTTCTAGGTCCAGCCCAATCGTTTAAAGACGTTGGATGGTTCGATGAGAGGCTACCAAGGCTTCAAGACCTGGATTATTTCATCCGATTTGTGTTGCATGGCGGTTCGATTAAGAACGTCAGGGAGGATGGCACGTTCTGCGTTTACCATAAGTCGGACGTCGGTCGAGATGCAGAGGAAATCCGGGCCTGCAACACCTATATCTTCGACAAGCATCGGGTGCTGTTCAATCGATACGGAGATAGCTTTAAGGCAATGCGCCTCTACAACATGGAGATGCTTGCTGCACGGTTTGCGCAAAATAACCGGAGCGGAAAGCTGGCACGGCAATACATGTGGCGGGCTTTTAAAGCCAGGCCGCGAGCCTTTCTGAATCACGTACGGAAAAACGGGCTTAAAGCGTGACGTCCGAGGACTTCAACTCTGGAGAGTACTGGCAGCATCGCTATCAGAAAGGAAGAGACTCTGGCGACGGTTCGTATGGGCGACTGGCGGAGTACAAAGCGAACTTCCTCAATGAATTCATTGCAGCCAATAATATCCTGTCGATAATCGAATTTGGCTGTGGAGACGGTGCTCAGCTGGATTTGGCGCGATATCCGCGGTATATCGGCGTCGATATTGCTCCGGCTGCGATAGAAATCTGTCAGCGCTCTTTCGTGGATGACTATACAAAGTGTTTCGTTGGCTACAATCTTCTTCAGGATTTGCCTCCGCAAGAAGTCTCTCTATCTCTAGACGTCATCTTTCACCTAGTGGAGGATAGCGTATTTGAGAAATACATAAGAGATCTCTTTAATTGGGCGTCCCGTTACGTCATCATCTATAGTAGCGATCGAGACGAAATTCCTCTTTCACCGCATGTTCGCCATCGCCGGTTCACTCATTGGATCGAGGAGAACATTGTGGGTTGGAAATTACTCAAGCACGAACTCAACCCCTATCCTCAGGATGAACGCCACCCGGAAGACACGAGTTTCGCAGATTTTTATATCTACGCGCGAGTTTAGCCACCAATAATACCCAGATAGAACTAGGACAGAACCGCGTAAGGTTTTTCCAAAAATAGAAGGTGACGGAGGAAATGGGCGATACAATTCGCGAAGTGCTGGAAAATAAAATTCCTACAGATACCGCCGCTCAGGTCGACGTATTCAAAATGATCGATCTCAATAAGGATCAATTCAAAGATCGCATCACGGTCCTCGACCTTGGAGCCGGAACAGGCGCGTCATACGAGCGACTTAAGCGTCACATCCCGAACATTCAGTACATGGGGCTTGACATCGAAAGCTCGCCCGAGGTCGACAGTCGGACTAGAGAGGACCTGCAATTCAAGGTCTATGATGGCAGGAAGATGCCTTTCGAGAGCGGTCAGTTCGACGTCGTGTTCTGCAAGCAGGTGCTGGAACACGTTCGCTATCCGGATGAGGTAATTGCTGAGGTCGCCCGTGTTATAAAGAAAGGCGGTATATTCGTCGGCTCGGTTTCGCAATTAGAGCCCTATCATAGCCATAGCATCTTTAACTGGACAGCGTACGGAATTGTCCAGGTGCTTGAGTCTCATGGTCTAGTGGTCCGCCAACTTCGTCCTGGTATAGACGGAATTACGCTGACGATGCGTAGAATAATCAGCCGCGAAAAGTTCAACGAATTTTTTGGATTTGAAAGTATTTTCAATCATTTTATTGATGGAAATCTAAGAAAATCGACTGTATGGGAAAGAAACTTTAACAAGCTTCTTATTGCGGGCCATATCGCTTGGATCGCGTTCAAGGAATAGGGCGGATAGTCTATCCACCCGTCTTGCGCAACGCGTTTGCAAACAACTTGTCTCCTCGCCAAGGAGTGATATTCACGACTACGAATCGTGTTTGGAGGACCAATCCATGGCTATCGCCGACTTGATACTCGAAGTGGAGGCGCTAAAGCGAGCCAGCCGGGATATCGACGTAAAGATCGGACTGCTTGTTGGTTGGCAAAGGAAAGTAGAGTACACAAGAGAGAATGGGGAAGCGTCGAGAAATGTAATTTGGTTCTTACATGGGGAGCGCGCGGCACGTCTTCCGCGTTTCACGGAAACGATCGACTCAGCACTGCAGCTTGTGGATTTGGTGGCACCGCATTCGAGCGGTGGCGTTAGCTGGTCAGTTGGGCCAGATGGATCGTATGGAACAGCAGTGATAAATGACGGACCTTATTGCCAGGCTGCTACTCCGGCGCTCGCGTTGTGCCTTGCCGCGTTAAAAATCAAAGAGGCGGAAAGCGACGACTAATTTAGCTGACTCCCAGTTCGCACAGGCAAATATCCGATTATCTCCTTTCGGTACCGTGGCCAAACCTGATTACAGGAAGAGCGTCGCGTTGAAGATTCAGCCGCCCGATGACTGTCTCCAATTGCGCGGCGACGCCCGTTTCTGGGTCGAAATATCGGGAATTCAGTAAGAAACTCGCCGCGAAGATTTCGCGCGCGTTAACCTTTCTCGTTCTCCTCTCAGATTTCTGCCTGTCATCCGTGACCCCCCAGCCGGCATAGAAAGGCAGGCCATAGCACGTCACCGGAATGCCACGCAACAGTGCCTCAAAGCCCATCAGCGAGGTGATGGTGTAAACGTGATCGACCCCCTCCAGCGCAGCAGCGGGGGCAATGTCCTCCTCCAGAATGTCGCATATGTCCGCAACTTCGGCGGGGTTCGACACGCCGGCGCGGGTGCCATGCAGCACCTCCGGGTGCGGCTTGTAGATGATCTGCGTATCCGGATTTTCGGCGACCGCCAACCGGACGAGATCGTTGTTGGTGACGGGACGGTCGCAGCCGAAAGCGATCGCAGCATCGATCTCGACCTGGCCGATCACCAGCACCCGCCGTTTCGTCTTCGGCCCCAACAGAGTGTCGAGATCGATGCGTTTTCCGAGATTGTATTTGCTGACGCGCAGGTCGAGCAGCATACGGATGCACTTTTCTGCGCGCTCGATCAGTGCCTTGTCCGCCGCAAAATCATAGGTCTGCAGCGTCTGCTCCAGATCCGACTGATTTCGGGCGTCATAATGCATTGTCCGCGAATCGATGATCAGCGAAGCGGGCGGCGACCTGTGCGCGCCAAGCGACACGGAGCGGACGAAACCATCCTCGACATGGAAGAACGGGATGCCGAAACGCCGGCAGAAGCGCTTCAGGAACGGCGGATACTTAAAGCCCCAGACGTAGACCTCGGCATTCCAGTGGAAAAGCAGGCGAAGCGGCCAACCCTTGAGCAGCATCAGCCACGCCTTTCGGCTCACGATCTTGCAGTCGCGGTCGGGGAACCAGCGCGGAATATAGGCTTTCCACGGGCCGAAGCCGAAGAAGATCGCAGTCGGACGCGACATGCTAAAGCCGGTCCTCGCGAATCTCGCGCATCGAGGTCGTCAGCAGCATCAGCCCCAGCACGATACACACGACCGCGAATTCGATGACGTAGCCCTTGTCCAGCCCGTCGGCGCGGTATTCGGTGTAGATGGCGCTGCGGAACCACATGATGATGTGCACTAGCGGATTGTAGAGGAGGGTATCCCGGAACGGCTCCGGTAGTGTATCCGGCAGGAAGAAGACGCCGGACACCATGAACATCGGGCGGTTGATGATGCCGAAGATCTGCTCGTAGATCGGCATGCGGGCGAACATCACAATGTTCACGGTGCCGATGCCGAGGCCGAGTACGGCGGCGGCGCTCACCGCTTCCATCATGCCGGCAAAGTTCATCGGCTGACTGACGCCACCGAACTCGATGATGGCGACGAGGATAAGGATGCTCACCAGCGCATCGGTCATGAACTGCAGGATGAAGCGAGAGACGATCGCATCGAAGGGCGAGACGACGGGATAGGAGAGCAACGCCTTGTTCGCCTTCATCGTGCCGGCCATGAAGGAGCACATGCGCTGATAGAAGGTGAACGGTAGATAGCCGCTCGCGAAGAACAGCGGAAAGCTCAGGCCCAGCGCCGGCGTGCGGGCAAAGGCTTGGAAGATGATGGTCATCATCGCCACATGGGCGACCGGATCGAAAACCGCCCAGAGATAGCCGCCCGGCTTCGAGCCGTAGCGCGTCGCCATTTCGCGCACGATGAGCGCGGCCGTCACTCTCAGATGCTGTTCGATTAGCTTCACGTCTCGCCTCGCGTCGATGATGATGCGCGAATTTTGTTTAAGCCGGCATATTCCACAAACGGCGCTTCCTGGCAAATCTTTGGCAGGCACGAAAGCCACGGGTGATGATGTGGACCCGGCTGCCAAGGCCAGACAGGATGATCACGGCTGTACAAGCCAACGGCGATGAGCGGCGGCTTCACTGCAGCGCCGCGCGTCTCTTGAGAGGCGTAAAGGATCCTGTGTCGCATTGAATTGCTTCATGTCTTCCCCCTAAATCAGCTACGATTTGGGGAAACATGCAGTAACCGCCGGCGCTTCACCGAACCGGGTAATTCCGCTTAGAGGACGAAGTAACCCTTCTGCATGGCAACGGCATCGTCGAGGTGAATGGCAAAATCCGCCTTCTTGTCGCCGGTGACGTCGCCATAGATATAGGTGTCGGACGCCGCCCGGTCGTAGCGCAGCTCGCCTTTGCCGCCGGAAAAAGCGGCTGTTCCAACGAAAACAAATGCCTGGTTGCCCGTCACCGTCGTGTTGGCGTCGATCGCCGAAAGATCGATCCTGTCGGCCTCTGAGGGCAGGAAGTCGTAGATCGTATCACGGCTGGTCGAGGCGAAGGTGCTCTCTGAGAGCCTCTTGAACACGAACGAATCGGCCCCCGTCCCGCCGCTCAAGTGGTCTGCTCCGGGACCTCCCAGTATCCGATCATTTCCGTTGCCGCCGCGGATCTTATCCCTGGCGAGCCCACCGTACAGTGCATCATTGCCGGAATCGCCGTTCAGCACGTCGCTGCCGTCGTTGCCCCAAAGCATGTTGGCCGCCTGGTTGCCGGTGATCGTGTCTGAGGCAGAGCCTCCATTGACGTTTTCGATCAGGGAGCGCGTGTCGCCATGGTAAAGCAGGGCATTGAAGATATTGCCGCGCGCGAAGCCGTCGTTCGGGCCGCCGCCGAGATAGGCGAGTTGGTCGGCGCTGAAGGTCGAGGCCTGGCCGGGGCGCAAGTCGACCTTGAGCCCGGTCTTGTAGGCCGAAAGGTCGTAGGTGTCGTTGCCGCCGCCGTCCCAGACAGTCGCGAAAATCCGGTTGGCGCCCGGGGCGATGGCGGTCGCGCCGTTGACCAGCGTCACGCCGCTTCCCGGTGTCCATTTGTAGACGGTATTGCCGCTGTTGGTCGTGAAGTCGGCGCCGTACATCTCCTGCAGCGCGGCAATGTCGGCCATCATGAAGGTCTGCGGAGCACCGTAGCGCTCGTACCAGTAGGCATTGCCGGAGCCGATGAAGCCGCTGTAGGTCATGACCGAAAATTCGATCGAATTGTATTGCGCGGGCAGCGCGCCGAAGTCGTCGGGATCATGCCCGTGCGAGAGGCCGAGTGCGTGACCGAGCTCGTGCAGCATCGTATGCCAGGCGTAGTTTCCGGCAACGGGCGTGCGGTAGTCGTTGACGGTGCCGGCATAAGCTGTGCCGAACCAGACGTCGCCGGCTTCGGCATTGGTACCCGGGTAATAGGCGTAGGCCGTCTTCGGCACGCTTGACTGCGCGACCCGAACCGACGCGGTGCTGGCGCTGCCAAGCGCGAAGCTCGCGTTGGTGAACCCTTCGACCGAGAAGCCGTCATTGGCGGCGGAGCCGAAGGATTGCTCCAGGGCGAAAAGCGCGGCGTTTTGCTGCGCGGCCGACACGGCGGCAAAGCCGTTGTTCTTTTCCCCGCTGTAGCTGTAGCTGCCGGCGGCTGTGGGAAAGGCATAGGTGATCGTGCCGTTCCAGGCCACATTCGAGAGCACCCCATCAATCAGGCTGTTCCCGGTTGGCTTCACAATTTTGATGGATTTGCCCGTTCCGCTCATGCAAATTCCCGATCTTGACGCGATGGCGCTGGGCGCCTGGAAGCTCGCGTCCGGGACAATAGCCGCCGCGAGATACGATTCTCATAAGCCGATCGTTAAAATTGGAGACATTTTTGTGGCCATGCGCGGATTAATGAAATCGGTCGGTTTCGCCATCCTCGTGATGGGCCTGTCGACTTCTATGCAGGGCGCAACGAAAGCAGGCGGGGTAGAGATGCAGAAACCTCCGGATCGTGGTTGTCGGTTGACGGAGCGACACCTTTGCCGCGCTTGTCGGGCCGATCGACCGATGCAGCATGAGATCTTGGTTCGCGCTGAGACGCTCCCATGTGCCACTCAGGCGATCAAGCCGCGGGCACAACCGAACAGAATAACCAGGGTGTTGAGGTTCAATCCCCTTTTCAGGCGGGCGCTTTCGCGAAACCTTCTCTTCTTCCGTTTCGTTGGCCCATCCCCGATGTGCAGCACCCGGACATGTCTCTCCTACACCTCAATCCAAGCAGGTCCGTTGCCCCATGTGGAGCTTCCTCGCTCAGGTAAGCGCTGGTGACGTCGAACTGGCCCGAATGCGTCCGCCACTGACCGTTAAATTTCGCGACGCAATCGCGGAGCGGATCCTGGTACCTCGCCGTCTCGTCGATCAGCGCGGATCGCATGCGTGAGAGTACTAAAATCTAATTAAGCAAGAGATAAACCAAGACAGACGGCGTTTGCTCATTGCCTGGCGCTCTCCCCCCTGTGGCCACGGGCGTTCATGCGGCCGGTTCCCGTCAGTGGTTGAGCTGGCCGCTCCTCGTTCGGACATCCTTGGCGGAGGCGGTTGTCGTGTCTTTGCCCGTGTAGCGGCGGTGCGCTCTGCCCGCATCCAGGAGCATCTTGCCCTCACGGGCGACAGCTCGCCGACTGCGCCATAGCGGATGCCTGCGCCCCCTTAAAAAAGGCCGCCTTGACCATTTTCGATCAAGGCGGCCAGATGGCCCCACTGGGAGGTGAACTTAAAACTCCACGCTCAACCTTTTCGAGTTCGGCGAAGAACGCTCTGCATTCTTTCTCCGAAAATATGGTCCCTTTCCGGACAGATATGCCTACCGGATGCGCGTCCCTGATCGACGCCTTTCTCAGCCACCATTTTCGCCTGCTGATTACCCCATCCGCTCCGACGCATAGCTCCCCGGGCTCGGCGGGAAGACGACGACGCGGTTGCCGTTGATGAAGCAGCGGTGGTGGATGTGGGCGTGCACGGCGCGGGCGAGCACTTGGCTCTCGACGTCGCGGCCGATCGAGACATAGTCCTCGGCCGACTGCGCGTGGGTGATGCGGGCAATGTCCTGCTCAATGATCGGACCCTCGTCGAGATCGGCGGTGACATAATGCGCCGTCGCGCCAATCAGCTTGACGCCGCGCTCATAGGCCTGCTTGTAGGGGTTGGCGCCCTTGAAGCTCGGCAGGAAGGAGTGATGGATGTTGATGATCCGGCCCGACATCTTCTTGCAGAGCGCGTCGGACAAGACCTGCATGTAGCGGGCCAGCACGATCAGTTCGGCGCCGGTCTGCTCGACGAGTTCCATCAGCTGGGCTTCGGCCTTCGGCTTGTTTTCCTTCGTCACCTTGATGCAGTGGAAGGGAATGTCGTGGTTGACGACCACCTTCTGGTAGTCGAAGTGGTTGGAGACGACGCCGACGATGTCGATCGGCAGCGCGCCGATCTTCCAGCGGTAGAGCAGGTCGTTGAGGCAATGGCCGAAACGCGACACCATCAAGAGCACCTTGGTACGCTCCGACTGGTCATGAAGAGCCGTTTCCATTGCGAATTTCGCGGCAATCGGCTTCAGCCCTTCCTCGAGCGCCGCGCGGGTGACGCCCTCTTCCGAAATGAAGCTGATGCGCATGAAGAACAGGCCCGTCTCCAGGTCGTCGAACTGCGAGCTATCGATGATGTTGCAGCCCTGTTCGGCGAGGTAGCCGGAAAGCGCTGCAACGATACCGCGGGTGGATTTGCAGGATACCGTCAAAACGTAAGTATGCATCATTCATCCTTGCTGTCGCGTGTCTACTGCGCTGCTTCCTGGAGGGCCCATTAAAGGCTGAAACCTGCGGCGATACAAAGTGCTGTAGCGACGTTTTTGCGTCTGAAACAGCGCGCGGCGATGTCGCCGTCATCTTGCGCGGGCCGAAGTTCCCTCCTGCACATCGAGCTTGCCGAGGAATTCCTCCAGCTCCCGCGGTTCGATATCGACCATATGGGCCTTTTCCGGATAGGCCCCGGAGCGCACGTCTTCGGCATATTCACGGAAGGCCGCAATGCGCTCCTGCTGCAGCCGCTCATATTCGCCGGCAAAATTGCGGTAAACCTTGGCGTGGCGAGGGTAATGAGCTCGATTTTGGCCGAGCACGTCTTCGGCGAAAAGGTACTGGGCATCGCATCCGGCGCCGGCGCCCATGGAAAGCATCAGCAGCGAGGTCCGTTTCGAGATAGCCGTCGCCACCGCTGCCGGAACAACCTCGATCTCGGCTGCGAAGGCTCCCGCCTCCTCGAGCGCGCTTACCTGCCGCCAGACCTCAAGCGCGCTTTGCGCCGTCTTGCCGACGGCGCGGAATCCGCCGGTCCAGGTCGCCTTCGAAGGGACGAGCCCGACATGGCCGCAAACGGGAATGCCCTCGTCGCGCATGCGCCGGATGACCGAAAGGCTTGCGGCACAATAGACGGCATCACCGCCTGCCTTCAGTGCCTTGAAGGCGGCACGGATATAGTCGTCGGCCGTGACATGATCGCCATATTCGAGGCCCGGAAAGGCGAAGACGGATGGTGCTGCCTCCCTGAATTCGGGGCCGAGCAGCGCGGGCGGAACCGAGACGAGGTCAATACCGGCCCTTTCGGCGGCTTCCGCCTCTTCGAGCGTCACGACGCGCAGCATCGTGAGCTGCCTCTGGCCCTTCATCGACAAAAGATCGGCAACAGTCGGGCGGCGATGTCTCATCGGGATCTCCCTGAGGATGCAGTGGCGGATGGATGTTCGGGCGGCTTTCAAGCCGCCAGCAGCTTCCGGAGCTTGGTATCCGGAGAAGCAAGCGCCTGCCGGTCCGGCCGGCTACCGGCTGCAATCAGCATTTCGGCAAGGCGGATGTCGCGGGCGATGGCATTGCCGGGGCCGATGCCGCTCGCGGCGATCAGCCGGCCCGCGCCATCGAGGTGAAAGAGAATGAAGGCCCCCGCCTCCATGTCGCGGCGAACCGTCGCAACCGCACCATCGGCAAGGCCGGCGATCTGCAGCGTCAGGTCGTATTGATCCGACCAGAACCACGGCACGCTGGAGACGGGCTCCGATCCGCCGATCAAATTGGCTGCGACCAGCGTCCCCTGATCCCGAGCGTTGCGCCAGGCCTCGAGCCGCACCCGCCGCCCGCCGCAATGCGACAGCGGAAAGGAGCAGCAGTCGCCGGCGGCATAGATATCGGGATCCGAGGTCCGCAGCGTTTCGTCGACGGCAATGCCATTGTCGATCGCAAGCCCCGCGGCTTCCGCCAGTTCCGTGTTGGGTATTGCCCCAATACCGACGACGATGAGGTCGGCCAAAAGACTGCCGCCATCTGCAAAGAGAACGCGCGCCTCGCCTTCGCCATCCTCAAGTGCCGCGATTTTCGCGCCGCAGAGGATCTCGACGCCTTCTTGTCGATGCCTTTCGGCAACGACAGTGGCAATCTCTTCCGGCACACCGCGGGTCAAGAGACGTGGCAGCCCCTCGACAAGCGTGACCGCGGCGCCCAGCTTGCGCGCCGTTGCTGCCAGTTCGAGGCCGATGAAGCCACCGCCGATGATGGCGATCTTTCGGCCAGGAGTAAGGGCTGGTCGGATTGCGAGCGCATCGGCGTGGGTTCTGAGCACACGGATACGCTCGGAGTTTTCGGAAGTGCCTGGAAACGCCCGCGGCCGCGCGCCGGTGGCGAGCAGCAACCTGTCATACTTGATCGATCGGCCGTCCAAAAGCCGCACCGTCTTATCCTCACGCGCGATCTTCTCCACGACGGCATTCGTGAGCACGGTTATCCCCGCCTCTTCGTAGCGCTCGGCGCTCGCAACGTATTTCGGCGCCTCGGAAAGCCCCTCCTTCGACAAGGGCGGACGCTCATAGGGAAGATGCGGTTCGGCGCCGATCAGCGTAACCTCACCATCGAAGCCCTTTTCTCTCAGTGCAAATGCTGCCCGCGCGCCACATTCGCCGGCGCCAACAATGACGATATGTGTCATGCCTTCTCCTCCCTCCGCCGGTTCGGCGTTAAGGCAGTTGTCGTCAGGAAATCGCGATGAAGACGCTGCCGGCCTCAACCTTCACCGGATAGGTCCTGAGGTTGACGCAGACGGGGGCGCCCTTGGCCTGGCCGGTCTTGTAGTTGAAACGGCCGTTGTGCTTGGGACATTCGATGATGTCGTCCATCACCAACCCGTCGGCGAGATGAATGTGCTCATGGGTACAAAGCCCATCGGTCGCGAAATATTCGTCATCGGGGCTGCGATAGACGGCGAAGGTGCGCCCCTCGTGATCGAAACGGATAACG
It includes:
- a CDS encoding M10 family metallopeptidase; translation: MSGTGKSIKIVKPTGNSLIDGVLSNVAWNGTITYAFPTAAGSYSYSGEKNNGFAAVSAAQQNAALFALEQSFGSAANDGFSVEGFTNASFALGSASTASVRVAQSSVPKTAYAYYPGTNAEAGDVWFGTAYAGTVNDYRTPVAGNYAWHTMLHELGHALGLSHGHDPDDFGALPAQYNSIEFSVMTYSGFIGSGNAYWYERYGAPQTFMMADIAALQEMYGADFTTNSGNTVYKWTPGSGVTLVNGATAIAPGANRIFATVWDGGGNDTYDLSAYKTGLKVDLRPGQASTFSADQLAYLGGGPNDGFARGNIFNALLYHGDTRSLIENVNGGSASDTITGNQAANMLWGNDGSDVLNGDSGNDALYGGLARDKIRGGNGNDRILGGPGADHLSGGTGADSFVFKRLSESTFASTSRDTIYDFLPSEADRIDLSAIDANTTVTGNQAFVFVGTAAFSGGKGELRYDRAASDTYIYGDVTGDKKADFAIHLDDAVAMQKGYFVL
- the purU gene encoding formyltetrahydrofolate deformylase, encoding MHTYVLTVSCKSTRGIVAALSGYLAEQGCNIIDSSQFDDLETGLFFMRISFISEEGVTRAALEEGLKPIAAKFAMETALHDQSERTKVLLMVSRFGHCLNDLLYRWKIGALPIDIVGVVSNHFDYQKVVVNHDIPFHCIKVTKENKPKAEAQLMELVEQTGAELIVLARYMQVLSDALCKKMSGRIINIHHSFLPSFKGANPYKQAYERGVKLIGATAHYVTADLDEGPIIEQDIARITHAQSAEDYVSIGRDVESQVLARAVHAHIHHRCFINGNRVVVFPPSPGSYASERMG
- a CDS encoding 3-methyl-2-oxobutanoate hydroxymethyltransferase gives rise to the protein MRHRRPTVADLLSMKGQRQLTMLRVVTLEEAEAAERAGIDLVSVPPALLGPEFREAAPSVFAFPGLEYGDHVTADDYIRAAFKALKAGGDAVYCAASLSVIRRMRDEGIPVCGHVGLVPSKATWTGGFRAVGKTAQSALEVWRQVSALEEAGAFAAEIEVVPAAVATAISKRTSLLMLSMGAGAGCDAQYLFAEDVLGQNRAHYPRHAKVYRNFAGEYERLQQERIAAFREYAEDVRSGAYPEKAHMVDIEPRELEEFLGKLDVQEGTSARAR
- a CDS encoding NAD(P)/FAD-dependent oxidoreductase, translating into MTHIVIVGAGECGARAAFALREKGFDGEVTLIGAEPHLPYERPPLSKEGLSEAPKYVASAERYEEAGITVLTNAVVEKIAREDKTVRLLDGRSIKYDRLLLATGARPRAFPGTSENSERIRVLRTHADALAIRPALTPGRKIAIIGGGFIGLELAATARKLGAAVTLVEGLPRLLTRGVPEEIATVVAERHRQEGVEILCGAKIAALEDGEGEARVLFADGGSLLADLIVVGIGAIPNTELAEAAGLAIDNGIAVDETLRTSDPDIYAAGDCCSFPLSHCGGRRVRLEAWRNARDQGTLVAANLIGGSEPVSSVPWFWSDQYDLTLQIAGLADGAVATVRRDMEAGAFILFHLDGAGRLIAASGIGPGNAIARDIRLAEMLIAAGSRPDRQALASPDTKLRKLLAA
- a CDS encoding MocE family 2Fe-2S type ferredoxin encodes the protein MSSNWVEVCAADEIDEEDVIRFDHEGRTFAVYRSPDDEYFATDGLCTHEHIHLADGLVMDDIIECPKHNGRFNYKTGQAKGAPVCVNLRTYPVKVEAGSVFIAIS